AAAAGATAAGGAAGTTAAGGACTATGTATAATGATGATGTGACAGGAGGGGAAAAATGGACCTTTTGACAAGCATACAATCATAGAAGCAGTGAGTCATGATGAGAAGGAAAGAGATTCAGAGCTCTCAACATCCCCTCTGATCAGTGAAACCGTGATTACCAAAGCTCACAGGTAGTCTCcacgatacgatacgatacgatacaaCGTCAAAGGTGCTGAAACACTCCCTCTGCAGTGAAGAACTGGAGGAAGTGAGTGATGCTCACTTGCTCTGTGTGGAAAGATGGAGAATAGTGAGTTAGAGTTTAAACTCATGACGTAATACGCACAACTGTTCATTAAATACAAGTTAATCTTTAGACAACATTTGAGGAATTCTGAAGAACATTTCGAGTTGTCCACAGTAATGCACCAGGACTTTAAATCTTACATTTCTTTGTCGTGCACATGTTTGTTACATGTCTTTAACTCTGTAAATCTCATAATGCTATTGTTTCGTATTTGTCCCAGATTCATATCTAATATATGGACCATTCCATCTCaagtgctttttttctttttttctttttctcaagtGATTTCTTTGTCACCAAGGGAATGTTATCGCTGGCTTACATATAGTTGAGTTTTTGAGAATtattttctgtaataaaaaaagccAGATTCTGCTCCACTTGTATTAATTCTAGAATATTCATTTAATTCATGCATAACAGAATTACCTTAAATTTAACACTTGAGAATTTAATAATACAGGAATTATGTATAAAATTTCTTAAAATAGAGAACTTTTTGGTCAGTTTTGGAGAGCAGGAGAGACTTAAACTTTAAGAAATCTTGCTGACCTAATCCTGTGTACTCTAATGTATATAATAGCAATCATACAGTGTGGTCAGGATTTACCCAGTTCTGTCAAGATGAAAGTAAGTGACCCGCATGCGGTCACTTAAAGAGAGATTAAGACATAGGGCCCCTAGCAGGCAGCCACGCTTAGAAACAGCACACAGATAAAATTACTCCTGACCCCTGGATGGCCATTCACAAAGCCTTCTCACGTAAGGGAGCCGGTGTATGAACAGACGGGCTGCAGGCAGCCAgacagctggggctcaacactaaCCCAGATTACACATGACCTCCCGTCCCCTTCCACCCTCCCAATCAACCCCGAAGGATTAGGAAATAACTTTTCAAACACAGCAATCGTAAGTGATTAGAAATGGCATTCGCCTTGAAATTGGACACAAATATACCTATGGATAAGCTTGCTTGATGACATCACTAGAATGGGTGTGTCAAAGGGGAGGAGCCAAAGAGTTTCGGAGGGCCATGGGATGCagaaatgcatatatattttagatatatttatataactttataAAAGTCTTTATTATCACTTTGGATTGATTttttgcatccttgctgaaaaaagtaataatttcttactgaccccaaacatttcaaCAATAGTGTGTAAAAATGAAGCATACATGTTAGAAATGCAGAAGAGAATGCTGTACTAGTGACTTTGTCAGACCTTAGCCTCTCATTGTACGTTTACAAGTGTTAGCAATATTTTTATGAGTTTTGATCATGAGATGCTTTCTTAGCTATTGATGATCAGGGCTTGTTGTATCTGCTGAGCATGtcattttgctttcattttaggTGGTTTCATCCCAACATCACTGGGATCGAGGCAGAACACCTGCTCCTGACACGGGGCGTCCATGGCAGCTTTCTAGCAAGACCCAGCAAGAGCAACCCAGGAGATTTCACTCTCTCTGTCAGGTCGGCATGTTTACTGTCCTGTGCACTCCTCCACATCTGCCCCACTTCGCTTCTACTCTTTAATTCTACAGGACTCTTATGTTGGTCATTAGGTTTTTTTGGTCTGCTGTGGATTGTGAAGTTTAGCATGAATTACATCTCTCCTGTTAAATGTTTATCTATGCATTATTGATTTCTTACTTGTTAGTCTAGCTGGCTGTTTCCATGCCTGGTAAAGCATTAAAATGCTTGTTTGTGTCCCATATTTCTTTGTCAAGTCCACATTTGTTTAATGCAGTGAAAACTCAAGAGATTACTTcataaaatacaaacacaataggGAATCTTTACTAAATAGTGAAACCATTGGCATTATCACATAATAAATTGCATTGAGTCAAAGCACATCGAGTATTACAGCAGTATTGTTATTGGTTGCTATAAGTGTTAGATGTTCGAACATGGATGACAATAATAAATGGCACTTTCCCTCCCATTTTCCAGAAACTCTGCTTTTAAGTTGCCCCTGAGCTGGTGTTTAAGCAATACAGTGTCAGCTCATAGAAGGTCTGTGAGCCATTGCAGCTGCTTGTACAATGAGTGATTGGAGAGTCGGtggacagggagagagagaaaaacaagctTTCATAATAGCTTTAAGATGTGGAGGCTATGGAGCCCCAGACCTGCTGTTTGTGGTTATGGTGGTAAGACTCTCACTGTATCTAATGTTCTTCATAACGCAGGCCACGTGGCTCAGCTCCACCACAAGCCTTCAGGCCGGAGCCCTGCTGCCTGTAGACTGATTTATCTGGCCAGCTGGGAAGCAATGAAGTCAGCTCGTTCTGATTATCAGATGCATGGTATATACACAAGTTAATAGTGAAGGCTGTTGATTAGTGTATTGTTGGACACATGTTTTGTGCTTTTCAGCACCAAATTACTGGAAAATATACAGACATACATCTGTTCCAAATCCTAGTGAGCTAACTACTGCCTACGTAAGGAGCTGCCTTCATACAGTAACTATCAGGAAATCTCATAAGTAAACAATTTGGAACGCACTGCATAGGTTTCAAATCTGTGCAGCACACAAATAAAACTCCACAActctcatttgtttttgttttattttgacatcAGCAGACTaagaactatttttatttatatttgccaGTATTAGATTAAATCATCCaccatcttggatttttttttttttttttttttttaattgttgcagTATATTCTTGAATTGCCAACAACGTTTTCTGTTCAAACAATagaattgtattgtttttgttattccaGTTGCAGAATTAATGCAGAAATTTTACTTGACCTTTTATATTTgtgcataatatttaatattgtttttggcCCACATTCCTATTTATGTAGGGGTCAGTCCATCTGAAATGCTCCAAAAAAAGTCCAGTTAGGCAGTTAGGCAGTTGCAATTGtcgaaaaaagtaaatatatttatatatgtatttatttatttgaatgataaacaatttgtattgtaattGCAAAACCAcccatttttacttttattttactttacttttcacTTTATAAAAAGCTGGTCAACCTCCATTAGACAAGTTGAGATGGACTGATCCATATTAATTATATGGCACACTGAAATTCTTCATTCTTATTGGTCAGCTGTGTCAAGTTTTTGTGTTATTACTGCTAAACATTATATTTGACTGTTGTCCAAATGACTGGATCGTCATTTGAGGTTTTATCGTTCTCTGTATTCTCACATGACTTTTTAGgactaaaattaatattcatgtcAGGTTCCTGATTACCCTTTCaagatttttttcacaataataaaCTAGCAGATCCATGACACATTTCGTGGCTTACAGTATGAACTCagtaaaacaaacaattaaataaataacaataacaatcaaataatatataatagcaAGTGTGTTTGGAATGTAATGAGCAAATTTGTAGATAAAGAAGCATAAAATTGACCTAATGCATCAGTACAATGCAGATATCAGCTGAAAGCAAAACAGGTTGCCTCACTGCCATTCTGCCTCTCAGGCCTAATGTAGATCATGTATATAAGAACGTAATTACAAAGTTATGAGGCCAAATGGACACCTAGGGACTCCATCGCATTATCTCCCCCTCCTCCATGCTTCTGTTTCTCTTATCTGTCTCTCACCATTTTTCCTGGGTGGAAACTATTGCTCAGTGTCTGCTCTATTGTTAACCATTAAGTAGCAGACAGAACACTGGGAGCCGAGTCACTGCACTGCAGTGTAACGTATGATGTGTCAGGGCCAGGTGAAATGTGTTAGGCGATGTTTCCTGTCCGGCTGTTATGGCTGTCAGGAGCAGCCTAAAGGAAGTGCCCCTCTGAAACTGTTTTTACATTCACAAAGCATAGTTTGACGCACTAGTTAGGGTTAAACTTTCAGTATTGTGACTTTTATACAGTAGTAACAATCAATCCAGAACCGATGTGAAGTGAAAATTAAATGGAAGTCGTTGGAATTGTATAGCATTGTatgtagtggtcgaccgatatgtgttttttgacagacaatgccgatatcttggataatgccgatagccgatataaagccgatatcatttttttattattatgaatagtatttaagaaatttgaaatcatttagcaatgtattaaaaaaattaatgtgtaaaagaaacatacttatactttagatgacagtatttttcacaaatacataaatatttaataataataatgtgtgcctttctattactaatcgGCCTAATATAAAACCAATCattaatactttctgtatacattaattcctttgtttaaccgttctatctgattattagacagacttctgtaTTAGATAAAACACATCAGCTAAACAGAAAAacatatcggccgatgccgatatatgaaaaatgccaaatatcggccgatatatcagcCTTGGCGATATATCACTCGACCACAGAAATGTAGAAGATGATTTTGCAGTCAAACATATATTTCACAACCCACTAGTGGTAAATGTATGTTTGACAGTCTGATGAGTTGTACAGTACAACACTGTTGTAAACAGAATTGTTTAATCCATTAGGTCCAATCTATAGGATATACACTTTGCTAAGCCTTCCTTATGTATCATCATGTCACACAGGATGATGTAGTCTCCATCTCTCcatcacaaaaatatgaacatttgAAGAATCACATGATTTCATTcatcatatatttttgttttggcatcctaatgtaaaaaaattgtctGCATATGTGCCGCCACATGCAGTTCTGGAGAAACAAATATCACTTTAGGCACCCTAGATGATGTTCTGTTGGTCAATTTGTCTGGTAAAAGTTGTTATAAGACTCAACAGATGTTTTCCTTTGTAGTTAAATTGTCTTGTGTTACTTACATCAGCAAGATTCTGAAAATCATACTTAAAATCAGATTTGAAACCTTGTATTATGTTGCAGTTCCTAATAAAGTTACTGGTGAGTAACTCACTCATTTCATTTACTCAACCAAATCAATTTGACTTCATTTGGCAATTGGCAAGTGTTATTTTTGGGCCCTGTGTGCAACACTTGATTGTGTTAAGGAAAATAATCTGgtagaaaaaaagatgaaaactCTTATGCATACACTTATGCTCTTCATTCATAAGCATTTGTTGCTCCAGCAACAGTGACAGCCTGCACCTTTAAGCGTGGACATGGAGAGGAGCTCAGTCGCAGTattgtgtttctcttttggttTCTGCAGAGGCTGGCTTTAGCAGGAAAATCAATGATGAACTCATGCTCGAAGATAAAATTCAGCAGGTGTCCTTGAATCTGACTGTAGCTAGAGCTCAGTCATTCTACTCTGACTCATAGCATGGTACAGCCTCATGCTCATGATCGAATCACATTCACACATTCTGAACATTTACATTTGAGTTCAAGGCATCTGACAGGGTGCTATCGGTCTAGTATAAAGATTTTTACGTGTGCCTATATTTTAGTGGAAGCGGAGTGTAGTTGTCTCCacaaatgtccaaaaaaaaaaaaaaaaaaaactcttggagAAATCTagagataaaaaataattgtttgaattttacataaaattatgtaattttattgttgttttattttgttcactgttataaaatagatttttgtagacttgatctttttccagtggttttcttttgaaatgtgtgtgtgtgtgtgtgattgcattAGTAGCTCAGCCAGACCCAGAGCACAGAGCTGCTCATCTGCTGCAGTCAGCAGCCATTAGCCCCACACTGCTGAGACACCGTGCTGCACTGCCTCCTCTGTTACCTCCATAATGCAATTACACAGTGGAGAGTGCAATTTCATGAGCCAGGCCAGTGATGGATAGAGCGATGAATGCCTAGAGAAAGCTAGAGAAATGAAATGAGAGGAATCATGGTCTCATATTAGATCGGTTGCTGTTTTTCACTGGATTTTGTTTACTgtagttttatgtgtgtgtgtctgagctgCATTGCTGTAGGTATGATCTGCTCACGAAGCGTTAAGTTGTGGTTTTGTGCCCGAGCACAGCTGATTATATCTATGCAGGTGTTCCTTTCTGCTTTTTCCATACGCTGCCATTTAAAGCTGCTGTGCAGTTTTTGACGGTTTTGATGACAGTATACCTGAAGTCTACTAAGAGTAATTTTCCATTAAGTATATTCAATTTGTGATTTTGGCTGCTACAAAACATTTAGTccctcttgttttttttgtttgtttttttttcaaaatctctaAGGTCACTTGTCTTAGTAGAAATGAATGTCTTCAAAAACAGTGTCTTGGCATTTTTCTCAAATATAAATTGAGCATTGCATTTTACTGTAAGAaaataaataggaaaataaaacaatttaattcatTTGCAATGATGGCTGCATATTCTAcagctaaaatgtaattttatgatggctatataaatgtatacaagcTTTTGCTGGCAAATCATGGCCTACAGTGCAGATTTAGAGatttgaatttgtttatttatgtttaaatgttatgTCGTTTATGTCTGCTAAATAACTGTACCATTGTAAAACAATTACATCAGCATTTAACgtgtcatttttttaatgcaacctcCTAACTATTATGTCTTTTCCATCTTTTCCATCCTGTCTGTCATCCCTCATGTCCTCACTCCCTGCATTTTCCCTGGTGTGTCCCATCTGTTTGTCCTGGGTAGGAGGATCGATGAGGTCACCCATATTAAAATCCAGAACTCGGGGGACTATTATGACCTGTACGGAGGGGAGAAGTTCGCCACACTGGCTGAACTGGTCCAGTACTACACCGAGCAGCACGACCTCCTGCGGGAACGCAATGGAGATGTCATCGAGCTGAAATACCCCCTCAACTGCAAAGACCCCACGTCTGAGAGGTACGGCAGATCCACCCAGAGCACTTAGAGCTTGACAGTGGCATCAGTGTGGGCAGAAGAAATCCTGCCCCCTGGTGTTCAAAACCCAGAGAGGGCTGATTACTGGAAAGGAAGAGTAGCAGACTAATGGTTTGTTTGTCAGACATTTACTGTGCTTATCTTGATTTCATGACTAACAGTTTGTTTTAGCGCTGTGGAACAGGCCCTTCGTTGATTCTGTTTGATGTTTATGTGTTAGCGGTCCAGTCTCATTCTGGAATCTAGTGTACTTTGTAACTTCCTTCACCTAAACATATTTGGGTTTGTTTAGTGTTTATAGGGCTGCGACATCCTCTATGTTGTGAAACCAAAGTGAAATATTTCTGCACATAAAGGATAATTGATGAAAAACATATTTACGTTCAAAGGTAGTATGTGGTTCGTTTTTGTGGTTTTTCCAGTTTGTGAGCGAGTGCCTCCCACACATATCCTCATATCATGACAGCTCACACCGTCTTTACATTTGCAAGATTTCTATGAACACCCCTGTTCATTTTCCGACCACAGACTATAGTTTAGAATATAGTTTTCTATAGTGAAAGTTGGAAATGTGCATTTCATGTAAAAGCGTTTTACTGGTGACAATAAAAAGTAggcgtttttgtgtgtgtgtgtgtgggggggggggggggggggggtgctgccATTATTAATCACTTACATTACAATAAGAGGGTTTAGATATAGAACATTGCAGGAAACATATGTGTTTAGATGCAAAGATTCTGATTGGTGTGTTTTTGCTGattttttgctatttaaatgtaGATTTCGAAACACAgataatttcattcattcatgatttctgaaagatcatgtgtcactgaaaacTTGAGtaagtgatgctgaaaattcagatttgccatcacagtaaaaaaaaatgttttgatgcatttacgaaaaacactttttgtatttCTGTGCCCCATTGTTGTGTTTTACCGCCCCTCAGGTGGTATCATGGACATCTCTCAGGGAGAGATGCTGAAAAGCTTCTTACGGACAAGGGCAAATCCGGCAGCTTCCTGGTGAGAGAGAGCCAGAGTAAACCGGGAGACTTTGTGCTTTCCGTCCTCACTAATGAAGAGAAGCATGAAAACGTAGACCGCAAGACTAAAGTTACCCATGTCATGATCCGTTATCAGGTAAATATGGAATAAAAGCTAAGCATTTTCTCAAGAACAGAAAGCTCAGCATTTTTAAAGAGATGTTCTGATCTCTTTTACCAGGATGGAAAATATGATGTAGGAGGAGGGGAGAGGTTTGACACATTGGCAGATTTAGTGGAGCATTATAAGAAAAACCCCATGGTTGAGAAGAGTGGAATTGTTGTACACCTTAAACAGGTGAGTAAATCAAGCCTGAAagcaatatgttttttatttccaCACAAACAGTGAATTATGAATGCAAAGAAcaagtatgtaaaataatatacattagCGTTCAAAAGCATGGGGTtagtaatgatttatttatttcggGGGGTCAAAAAATCTCAGCAAGGattgattaaattgatcaaaagatatGTGATGTTATAATGTTGCGAAATAATTcaatttcagtcatttaattatatatttttaactttctattcaaaatagaacatttcaaaacatttaaaaaagtaatactttttttttgcatattggaTCATTTTTAGAACCTAACATAACTTAAATAACATTTCtgtataaatatttagttttaaatgtttagcttgaagtgtgtttgtgctttaatcttttttattaaatgccaCTCTTTTAACCCTCATAACTACATTTAGGTCTTTTTtaaaattttcttgtttttttcttgttctttttctaTGTACCAGCCATTCAATGCCACAAGGATAAATGCAGCGAACATTGAAAACAGGGTACGGGAATTAAATAAAGTAGCTGACAACTCGGAGAAACCCAAGCAAGGCTTCTGGGAAGAATTTGAGGTATTTCTGTCCATATTCATTCTTCTACTCATACTTTCTGTTCATCATGGGATGTGATGATTCAGCCCAGGTTTTGTTTGAAAGTATAGACAGCTTACTTTCCGTTGTAGTACACTCATTAGACCTCAGAGGAGTGTTTGATATGAGAGTTGTTTATAGAAAGCCTATCTGCTTGCTGACCTCTCAAACTGCAGTTCCTGTTGGGTGGTAACTGTTTAGTTAAACAGGACATTCCTGCAGGGGGTGCTGACTTAACACAACGTCTCATTACACCGCAAAGTTAGAATGAATACTTTTCAAGCATTCGTTACTTATTACGTGGAGCAACGTTTCATCCTAACTTTCTTTATCTTGTCCCCTGTGGTTCTGTAGGTTTTACAGCAGCAAGAATGTAAACTCCTTTACCCCAGGAAAGAGGGGCAGAGaccagaaaataaaaacaagaacagATATAAGAACATACTACCATGTGAGTTACTCTCTTTTATGTACATTATCTTTCAGATTTCATAATGGAcagatatttctttatttaatgatAGAGCTACAGGGATCTCCAGGGCTCTTGTTCCTGTTTTGAACATCACTTTCTCTGTTGCAGTTGACACCACTCGAGTGCAGATCAAGGAGGCGGATCCCGACGTGCCATGCTCCGATTACATCAACGCTAACTATATCCGAGTAAACCCCCCTGCTTCACTCATAACGCTTACATGTCAATCTAAATGTCATGCTTTTGCTGGGTTACTGGAGCTGTGATCAATAATTATACACACTGTATGTTCCGTATGTTCTTTATAGTCCTCATCgattgttttttaatttagagCATGAATGAAGAAGGGCGTCATATGGATGAAAGTAAAGTGTTCATCGCCACTCAGGGCTGCCTGCAGAACACTGTCCTAGACTTCTGGAAAATGGTGTACCAGGAAAACACTCATGTTATTGTCATGACAACCAAGGAGATGGAGAGAGGACGGGTGAGGTCCTGCCCTGGATGgaacaatgttttgtttgttttgtgtgtgtgtgtgtgtgggggtgggggtggggggtgggggggtgtttttgtgacatatctgGACACTGAACTCTGTATAATGAaagggtatgacacaggtattacaaggagagggtgacttatgaggacataacccatgtccccatttttcaaaaggcttataaaccatacagaattagttttttttttttttgttaaaatgcacaaagtttcctgtgagggttagggttaggtgtagggttggtgtagggcgatagaatatacagtttctacagtataaaaaccattacacctatgggatgtccccacttttcacaaaaacaagtgtgtgtgtgtgtctgtgtaaattTGTAGGTCATGAAATTAAATTTCACAAGATCTCAAAATTTtctctgaaattataaaaaaatacacagcacatgtaattacaaaatgtaaaaaaaaaatgtctttatttaacattacaatttaatttttattaattatttataaacaaaactggtaaaaaaaaaaaaaaaaaaaaagtaaatggaaTTCAAAATTTGGAAACATTCTTGATGCTTAATTTGAGAGGTTTAGTACTCCGTTTCAAAAGTGTCTATACAACTGTTTAAATTCAAAGCATCACTATTTAACTAAATGTACAACACACATGatttattgtaactgaaaactTAAATTCTATCTATAGAATAAGTGTGTGCGGTACTGGCCGGACTTAAATTCAACAAAGGAGTTTGGGAAGGTGTGCGTGAAGAACATTGAGGAACACACAGCTCAGGACTACATACGACGAGAGCTTGAAGTCACACGTCTAGACAGGGTAAGAGCACTCTGGTGACAGTTGAGATGATGTAGTGGAGGGCAggcgtgacctttgacctttttgtTTACAGTAGCAGCTTGGAAAGAGCCCTCTACATTACTTCAGTGCTGTGTTATGTTACATTTTTGTACAAGTCCAGTTTAGATGCAgtaatttttcttcattttgtttGATAAtctgatgttttctttttttgttttttaatctgtaATAAAGAGAGAGCCTCCCAGGTGTATCTGGCACTATCAGTACCTGAGCTGGCCTGATCACGGAGTTCCCAATGAACCCGGAGGAGTCTTGAGCTTCCTAGAGCAAGTCAACAGAACCCAGAGTGCCCTTCCAGAGAGTGGACCGATAGTGGTTCACTGCAGGTATAGCACACCTCACTTATCCCTTTGACTAATGTAGTTTTGAGAGTGCCATAATGATAAGGAACTGCTGAACTGAGTTGATTATATCAGATGTCAACACAGTTGTTTAAAAAGACAACATTTCCCCTCATTGTGTGCTCTATAATCTAAACCTCCATTTGTCACTGTCATTCTAGTGCGGGGATTGGAAGAACAGGCACAATTATTGTAATTGACATCCTTATTGATATCATAAACAGACAAGGTATCTGTTTTATACAAAATTGCCTCTGTATTGAAATTTTTTGCCTcttgatgataaaaaaataacacaactgAACTGAATCTCTAAGGGTTGGATTGTGATATCGACATCCCAAAGACCATTCAGAGAGTGCGCCAGCAACGATCCGGTATGGTTCAGACCGAGGCCCAGTACAAGTTCATCTACATGGCTGTTCAGCAATACATTGACACCGCTCAGAAGAGACTGGAAGAGGAGCAGGTGTTTACACACTT
This Carassius gibelio isolate Cgi1373 ecotype wild population from Czech Republic chromosome A23, carGib1.2-hapl.c, whole genome shotgun sequence DNA region includes the following protein-coding sequences:
- the LOC127944735 gene encoding tyrosine-protein phosphatase non-receptor type 11 isoform X2; this encodes MTSRRWFHPNITGIEAEHLLLTRGVHGSFLARPSKSNPGDFTLSVRRIDEVTHIKIQNSGDYYDLYGGEKFATLAELVQYYTEQHDLLRERNGDVIELKYPLNCKDPTSERWYHGHLSGRDAEKLLTDKGKSGSFLVRESQSKPGDFVLSVLTNEEKHENVDRKTKVTHVMIRYQDGKYDVGGGERFDTLADLVEHYKKNPMVEKSGIVVHLKQPFNATRINAANIENRVRELNKVADNSEKPKQGFWEEFEVLQQQECKLLYPRKEGQRPENKNKNRYKNILPFDTTRVQIKEADPDVPCSDYINANYIRSMNEEGRHMDESKVFIATQGCLQNTVLDFWKMVYQENTHVIVMTTKEMERGRNKCVRYWPDLNSTKEFGKVCVKNIEEHTAQDYIRRELEVTRLDRREPPRCIWHYQYLSWPDHGVPNEPGGVLSFLEQVNRTQSALPESGPIVVHCSAGIGRTGTIIVIDILIDIINRQGLDCDIDIPKTIQRVRQQRSGMVQTEAQYKFIYMAVQQYIDTAQKRLEEEQRNKTMEREYSNIKYPQMSNARAKPNMSSSRSSSVVNDDSGIYENLNIKNPKGSTSSNTRR
- the LOC127944735 gene encoding tyrosine-protein phosphatase non-receptor type 11 isoform X1, coding for MDSCSKADCTGWLSYQGSSHASKSQIKHPQLSFQPAALLQVPAPSLPPCVTVLSVDYQTLKQSRGSDRLRTEWWFHPNITGIEAEHLLLTRGVHGSFLARPSKSNPGDFTLSVRRIDEVTHIKIQNSGDYYDLYGGEKFATLAELVQYYTEQHDLLRERNGDVIELKYPLNCKDPTSERWYHGHLSGRDAEKLLTDKGKSGSFLVRESQSKPGDFVLSVLTNEEKHENVDRKTKVTHVMIRYQDGKYDVGGGERFDTLADLVEHYKKNPMVEKSGIVVHLKQPFNATRINAANIENRVRELNKVADNSEKPKQGFWEEFEVLQQQECKLLYPRKEGQRPENKNKNRYKNILPFDTTRVQIKEADPDVPCSDYINANYIRSMNEEGRHMDESKVFIATQGCLQNTVLDFWKMVYQENTHVIVMTTKEMERGRNKCVRYWPDLNSTKEFGKVCVKNIEEHTAQDYIRRELEVTRLDRREPPRCIWHYQYLSWPDHGVPNEPGGVLSFLEQVNRTQSALPESGPIVVHCSAGIGRTGTIIVIDILIDIINRQGLDCDIDIPKTIQRVRQQRSGMVQTEAQYKFIYMAVQQYIDTAQKRLEEEQRNKTMEREYSNIKYPQMSNARAKPNMSSSRSSSVVNDDSGIYENLNIKNPKGSTSSNTRR
- the LOC127944735 gene encoding tyrosine-protein phosphatase non-receptor type 11 isoform X3, with the protein product MVRWFHPNITGIEAEHLLLTRGVHGSFLARPSKSNPGDFTLSVRRIDEVTHIKIQNSGDYYDLYGGEKFATLAELVQYYTEQHDLLRERNGDVIELKYPLNCKDPTSERWYHGHLSGRDAEKLLTDKGKSGSFLVRESQSKPGDFVLSVLTNEEKHENVDRKTKVTHVMIRYQDGKYDVGGGERFDTLADLVEHYKKNPMVEKSGIVVHLKQPFNATRINAANIENRVRELNKVADNSEKPKQGFWEEFEVLQQQECKLLYPRKEGQRPENKNKNRYKNILPFDTTRVQIKEADPDVPCSDYINANYIRSMNEEGRHMDESKVFIATQGCLQNTVLDFWKMVYQENTHVIVMTTKEMERGRNKCVRYWPDLNSTKEFGKVCVKNIEEHTAQDYIRRELEVTRLDRREPPRCIWHYQYLSWPDHGVPNEPGGVLSFLEQVNRTQSALPESGPIVVHCSAGIGRTGTIIVIDILIDIINRQGLDCDIDIPKTIQRVRQQRSGMVQTEAQYKFIYMAVQQYIDTAQKRLEEEQRNKTMEREYSNIKYPQMSNARAKPNMSSSRSSSVVNDDSGIYENLNIKNPKGSTSSNTRR